The Klebsiella sp. RHBSTW-00484 genome includes a window with the following:
- a CDS encoding DUF1963 domain-containing protein, which translates to MDERIPCKNPQCSHHILPATAARTEGYCMPCVNARYRHEQEEYIRKNRKTIDAFSGISDPVEMLKLVHEPREHDPLIEWVPCPIPTDELYKKLSADECRYMADYAEELFDSGYEDDAQEIALCLAAFTQANLDNFLRLVINEEELELASPLPFHHAPPDVRDALLQEVETDDENRDRILCALAWIGDEVVVERFNRWRQEPPLWSASLYVLPHHYAHQAGWELAENGSRRDLYFSQCTHLVKQAPKQPAVFRAVTEYGENCPHCSLPLINLFEVAPGAVGLSADCWPDQIRILICQCCTVYDTVFATLDPQGQPRWFEKNAISALAVKNSADWITLPLDILHPGEIRLPLFAADPNLPTTFSQLGGHPAWVQDAEYPKCPTCAQTMMFLAQISYEDIEEYADGMLYGFICHTCRTTATSYQQT; encoded by the coding sequence ATGGACGAGCGAATTCCCTGCAAAAACCCGCAATGCTCACATCACATTCTGCCAGCGACGGCTGCCCGCACGGAGGGTTATTGCATGCCCTGCGTCAATGCGCGCTATCGGCATGAGCAGGAAGAATATATCCGGAAAAACAGAAAAACGATCGATGCGTTCAGCGGCATTAGCGACCCTGTTGAAATGCTTAAGCTCGTTCATGAGCCCCGGGAACACGATCCGTTAATCGAATGGGTCCCCTGCCCCATTCCAACCGATGAGCTTTACAAAAAGCTCTCCGCTGATGAATGCCGCTACATGGCCGATTATGCAGAAGAATTATTTGATTCTGGTTACGAGGATGATGCACAGGAAATTGCTCTGTGCCTGGCGGCATTTACCCAAGCAAATCTGGATAATTTCTTACGCCTGGTAATAAATGAAGAGGAACTGGAGCTAGCTTCCCCCCTGCCTTTTCACCACGCGCCGCCTGACGTACGCGATGCGCTTTTGCAGGAGGTTGAAACCGATGACGAAAACCGTGACCGCATTCTTTGCGCACTGGCCTGGATTGGCGATGAGGTTGTCGTTGAGCGTTTTAACCGCTGGCGTCAGGAACCACCTTTGTGGAGTGCTTCACTTTATGTCCTCCCTCATCACTATGCTCACCAGGCAGGATGGGAGCTCGCTGAAAATGGTAGCAGACGCGATCTTTACTTCTCGCAATGTACCCATCTGGTAAAACAGGCGCCTAAACAGCCTGCCGTTTTTCGCGCCGTCACAGAATATGGTGAGAACTGCCCGCACTGCTCCCTGCCGCTGATCAATCTGTTTGAGGTTGCGCCGGGCGCCGTCGGCCTCAGCGCGGATTGCTGGCCCGACCAAATTCGTATTCTGATCTGCCAGTGCTGTACGGTATATGACACCGTTTTCGCGACGCTGGATCCCCAGGGTCAGCCGCGATGGTTCGAAAAAAATGCGATCTCGGCGCTGGCAGTGAAGAACTCCGCCGACTGGATAACGCTCCCGCTTGATATCCTGCATCCTGGCGAAATCCGCTTGCCGCTGTTCGCCGCCGATCCCAATTTACCCACGACCTTCTCACAGCTCGGCGGTCATCCGGCCTGGGTTCAGGATGCGGAATATCCAAAATGTCCAACATGCGCGCAAACGATGATGTTCCTCGCGCAGATAAGTTATGAAGATATTGAGGAATACGCAGACGGGATGCTTTACGGGTTTATCTGCCACACTTGCCGTACAACGGCGACATCTTATCAGCAGACATAA
- the hemF gene encoding oxygen-dependent coproporphyrinogen oxidase, producing MKPDAQQVKAFLLHLQDTICQKLSAVDGSDFVEDSWQREAGGGGRSRVLRDGGIFEQAGVNFSHIHGDAMPASATAHRPELAGRSFEAMGVSLVVHPRNPYIPTSHANVRFFIAQKPGVDPVWWFGGGFDLTPYYGFEEDAVHWHRTARDVCHPFGEEVYPRYKKWCDDYFFLKHRNEQRGIGGLFFDDLNTPNFDHGFDFMQAVGNGYTDAYLPIVERRKEMLWGERERDFQLYRRGRYVEFNLVWDRGTLFGLQTGGRTESILMSMPPLVRWEYDYQPEAGSPEAALSEFIQVRDWI from the coding sequence ATGAAACCCGACGCGCAGCAGGTAAAAGCATTCCTTCTTCATTTGCAGGACACTATCTGCCAAAAGCTGAGCGCCGTTGACGGCAGCGATTTCGTTGAGGATAGCTGGCAGCGAGAAGCCGGCGGCGGCGGGCGCAGCCGGGTGCTGCGCGACGGCGGTATCTTTGAGCAGGCAGGCGTGAACTTCTCTCACATACACGGCGATGCGATGCCAGCTTCTGCTACCGCTCATCGCCCTGAGCTGGCGGGCCGCAGCTTCGAAGCCATGGGCGTGTCACTGGTGGTGCATCCGCGCAATCCGTACATTCCCACCAGCCATGCCAACGTGCGTTTCTTTATTGCGCAAAAGCCGGGCGTGGATCCGGTGTGGTGGTTCGGCGGCGGCTTCGATTTAACCCCCTATTACGGTTTTGAAGAAGACGCTGTCCACTGGCATCGTACCGCCCGTGATGTATGCCACCCCTTCGGCGAAGAGGTTTATCCGCGCTACAAAAAATGGTGTGACGACTATTTCTTCCTTAAGCATCGCAATGAACAGCGCGGTATCGGCGGGCTGTTTTTCGATGATTTAAATACCCCGAATTTCGACCATGGTTTCGACTTTATGCAGGCGGTTGGCAACGGCTATACCGACGCATATTTACCGATTGTCGAGCGACGTAAAGAGATGCTCTGGGGCGAGCGCGAGCGCGATTTTCAACTCTACCGTCGCGGGCGCTACGTGGAGTTCAATCTGGTGTGGGATCGCGGCACCCTGTTCGGCCTGCAAACCGGCGGACGCACCGAATCCATCCTGATGTCGATGCCTCCGCTGGTACGTTGGGAATATGACTACCAGCCGGAAGCGGGCAGCCCGGAGGCGGCGCTCAGCGAATTTATTCAGGTAAGAGACTGGATTTAA
- the amiA gene encoding N-acetylmuramoyl-L-alanine amidase AmiA codes for MSTFKPLKTLASRRQVLKAGLAAITLSGIASQASAKEQPLKTSNGHSKPAAKKKGAKRVVMLDPGHGGIDTGAIGHNGSKEKHVVLAIAKNVRSILRSNGIDARLTRSGDTFIPLYDRVEIAHQHGADLFMSIHADGFTNPSAAGASVFALSNRGASSAMAKYLSDRENRADEVAGKKATDKDHLLQQVLFDLVQTDTIKNSLTLGSHILKKIKPVHKLHSRNTEQAAFVVLKSPSIPSVLVETSFITNPNEEKLLGTTAFRQKIATAIANGIISYFHWFDNQKAHSKRR; via the coding sequence ATGAGCACTTTTAAACCCTTAAAAACACTGGCTTCGCGCCGCCAGGTGCTGAAAGCCGGGCTGGCAGCAATCACCCTTTCAGGGATCGCCTCACAGGCCAGCGCGAAAGAACAACCGTTAAAAACATCTAACGGGCACAGCAAACCCGCCGCGAAGAAAAAAGGCGCTAAACGCGTCGTCATGCTCGACCCGGGCCATGGTGGCATCGATACCGGCGCAATTGGCCATAACGGCTCAAAAGAGAAACACGTTGTCCTGGCGATCGCTAAAAACGTGCGCAGCATTCTGCGCAGCAACGGCATTGATGCGCGGCTGACGCGCAGCGGGGATACCTTTATTCCGCTATACGACCGCGTAGAGATAGCCCATCAGCACGGTGCCGACCTCTTCATGTCGATTCACGCCGACGGTTTCACCAATCCGAGCGCAGCCGGGGCCTCCGTGTTCGCCCTTTCCAACCGCGGCGCCAGTAGCGCCATGGCAAAATACCTCTCCGATCGTGAAAACCGTGCGGATGAAGTCGCTGGCAAGAAAGCGACCGATAAAGACCACCTATTGCAGCAAGTGCTCTTCGACCTGGTGCAAACGGATACCATCAAAAACAGCCTGACGCTCGGCTCGCATATCCTGAAAAAGATAAAGCCGGTGCATAAGCTGCACAGCCGCAATACTGAACAGGCGGCGTTCGTGGTGCTAAAGTCGCCATCGATTCCGTCGGTGCTGGTGGAAACCTCGTTTATCACCAATCCGAATGAAGAAAAGCTGCTGGGCACCACCGCGTTCCGGCAGAAAATCGCCACGGCGATTGCTAACGGCATTATCAGTTATTTCCACTGGTTCGATAACCAGAAAGCCCATTCGAAGAGACGTTAA
- a CDS encoding GNAT family acetyltransferase: MEIRVFRQQDFEEVITLWERCDLLRPWNDPEMDIERKLNHDASLFLVAEVNGEVVGTVMGGYDGHRGSAYYLGVHPEYRGRGIANALLNRLEKKLIARGCPKINIMIREDNDVVQGMYERLGYEHSDVLCLGKRLIEDEEY, encoded by the coding sequence ATGGAGATACGCGTTTTTCGCCAACAAGATTTCGAAGAGGTGATTACCCTGTGGGAGCGTTGCGATCTCCTGCGGCCATGGAACGATCCGGAAATGGATATTGAACGTAAGCTGAACCACGATGCCAGCTTGTTCCTGGTTGCCGAGGTTAATGGCGAAGTCGTCGGCACGGTGATGGGTGGCTACGACGGTCATCGCGGATCGGCTTATTATCTTGGCGTGCACCCTGAATATCGTGGTCGCGGCATTGCGAATGCGTTGCTTAACCGGCTGGAGAAAAAGCTGATTGCCCGCGGCTGTCCAAAAATCAACATTATGATACGTGAAGATAACGACGTGGTTCAGGGGATGTACGAGCGGCTCGGCTATGAGCATTCGGACGTGCTGTGCCTCGGTAAACGCTTAATTGAAGATGAAGAATACTGA
- a CDS encoding DUF2919 domain-containing protein encodes MKNTEFIPSDFDSHGRLRLPFLFWCVLLLQARTWVLFLMAGASRQQGDALLNLFYPNHDNFWLGLLPGIPAVLAFVVSGHRQKFPRLWMLMRWLLVFSQILLLVWQPLLWLSGESPSAVTIALLVADLYALWWLLSSRRLKACFRDEQL; translated from the coding sequence ATGAAGAATACTGAATTTATCCCCTCCGATTTTGATAGCCATGGTCGCCTGCGTTTGCCGTTTCTTTTTTGGTGCGTGCTGCTGTTGCAGGCGCGGACGTGGGTGCTGTTTCTGATGGCAGGCGCGTCGCGTCAACAAGGCGATGCGCTGCTGAATCTGTTTTATCCGAATCATGATAATTTTTGGCTGGGGTTGCTGCCCGGTATTCCGGCGGTACTGGCGTTTGTCGTCAGCGGACACCGTCAAAAATTTCCTCGGCTTTGGATGCTGATGCGCTGGCTGCTGGTCTTCTCGCAAATATTGCTGCTGGTCTGGCAGCCGTTACTGTGGCTGAGCGGTGAATCACCTTCGGCGGTGACCATCGCCCTGTTGGTGGCAGATCTTTACGCGCTCTGGTGGCTGTTGAGCAGCCGTCGGCTGAAAGCCTGTTTTCGTGACGAACAGCTTTAA
- a CDS encoding RpoE-regulated lipoprotein has protein sequence MKSRRLLLCALPLVLTGCSTMSAVNWSAAYPWNWFGSSTEVTEQGVGNLTAATPMSEQAISDALGSSYRLRSGMKTANGNIVRYFEALKDDKVALTINGESGTISRIDVRDSDIEAASGVKIGTPFSDIYSKAFGNCQKGHHDNGTVVECKAEGSQHISYTFTGNWSGPEELMPSDDTLKNWPVSEIIWRR, from the coding sequence ATGAAATCGCGACGTTTACTTCTCTGCGCATTACCGCTGGTCTTAACCGGTTGCTCAACAATGAGCGCGGTCAACTGGTCAGCGGCCTATCCGTGGAACTGGTTTGGTTCCTCAACGGAGGTTACCGAGCAGGGCGTGGGCAACCTGACCGCCGCGACGCCGATGAGCGAGCAGGCCATTAGCGATGCGCTTGGCAGCAGCTATCGCCTGCGCAGCGGTATGAAAACCGCCAACGGCAACATCGTGCGCTATTTTGAAGCGTTAAAAGATGACAAGGTCGCGCTGACCATCAACGGCGAGAGCGGCACCATCAGCCGTATCGACGTGCGTGATAGCGATATCGAAGCCGCCAGCGGCGTGAAAATAGGCACACCGTTTAGCGACATCTACAGTAAAGCTTTCGGCAACTGCCAGAAAGGCCATCATGACAACGGCACGGTTGTGGAATGTAAAGCCGAAGGTAGCCAGCATATCAGCTATACCTTCACCGGCAACTGGAGCGGGCCTGAAGAGCTGATGCCTTCTGACGACACGCTGAAGAACTGGCCGGTGAGCGAGATTATCTGGCGTCGCTAA
- a CDS encoding Dyp-type peroxidase yields MSQVQSGILPEHCRAAIWIEANVKGDVDALREASKIFADKLATFEAKYPDAKLGAVVAFGHNVWRQLSGGVGAEELKDFPVYGKGLAPSTQYDVLIHILSARHEVNFSVAQAAMAAFGNIIDVKEEIHGFRWIEDRDLSGFVDGTENPAGEETRREVAVIKDGVDAGGSYVFVQRWEHNLKQLNRMSVPDQEMMIGRTKEANEEIDGDDRPETSHLSRVDLKEDGKGLKIVRQSLPYGTASGVHGLYFCAYCARLYNIEQQLLSMFGDTDGKRDAMLRFTKPVTGGYYFAPSLERLQAL; encoded by the coding sequence ATGTCTCAGGTTCAGAGCGGCATTTTGCCGGAACATTGCCGTGCGGCGATTTGGATTGAAGCGAATGTTAAAGGCGACGTTGATGCACTGCGTGAAGCCAGCAAGATTTTTGCCGATAAGTTAGCTACTTTTGAGGCGAAATATCCGGATGCTAAGCTGGGGGCGGTGGTTGCTTTTGGCCATAACGTCTGGCGTCAGCTGAGCGGCGGCGTGGGCGCGGAAGAGTTAAAAGACTTCCCGGTCTATGGTAAAGGTCTGGCGCCGTCTACCCAGTATGATGTGCTGATTCATATTCTGTCCGCGCGGCATGAGGTGAACTTCTCTGTTGCCCAGGCGGCAATGGCTGCGTTTGGTAACATCATTGACGTTAAAGAAGAGATTCACGGCTTCCGCTGGATTGAAGATCGCGACCTGAGCGGCTTTGTTGATGGCACCGAAAACCCGGCGGGTGAAGAGACGCGCCGTGAAGTCGCCGTTATCAAAGATGGCGTTGATGCAGGCGGCAGCTACGTTTTCGTTCAGCGCTGGGAACATAACCTCAAACAGCTTAACCGCATGAGCGTTCCAGACCAGGAAATGATGATTGGTCGTACCAAAGAAGCCAACGAAGAGATTGACGGCGACGATCGTCCGGAAACCTCCCACCTTAGCCGCGTTGATCTGAAGGAAGATGGTAAAGGCCTGAAGATTGTGCGCCAGAGCCTGCCGTACGGCACCGCCAGCGGCGTTCATGGTCTCTACTTCTGTGCCTACTGCGCGCGCCTGTACAACATTGAGCAGCAGTTGCTGAGTATGTTCGGCGATACCGATGGTAAGCGCGATGCGATGCTGCGCTTTACTAAACCGGTGACCGGCGGGTACTACTTCGCGCCGTCACTGGAGAGGTTGCAGGCGTTGTAA
- a CDS encoding endonuclease domain-containing protein, with protein sequence MNNRQLLARQLRRSLTPAERRLWYLLRDRRFARYKFRRQHPVGPYILDFACCSVRLAIELDGGQHDERSVYDARRTRWLQGQGWQVLRFWNNEFEHHEEAVMDRILETLESRIPSPRPSP encoded by the coding sequence ATGAACAATAGACAATTATTAGCTCGCCAGCTCAGACGTAGCTTAACGCCCGCGGAACGTCGACTGTGGTATTTACTCCGCGACCGTCGCTTTGCTCGCTATAAGTTTCGCCGCCAGCATCCCGTAGGCCCCTATATTCTCGATTTTGCCTGCTGCTCAGTACGGCTGGCGATTGAGCTGGATGGCGGGCAACACGATGAGAGGAGTGTTTACGATGCCCGTCGCACCCGTTGGTTGCAGGGTCAGGGATGGCAGGTTTTACGTTTCTGGAATAATGAGTTTGAACATCATGAGGAGGCGGTGATGGACAGGATACTTGAAACGCTTGAGTCGCGGATACCCTCACCCCGGCCTTCTCCCTGA
- the cysP gene encoding thiosulfate/sulfate ABC transporter substrate-binding protein CysP — MAVKSLKKGYLALAASVLLVAQAQATELLNSSYDVSRELFAALNPPFEQQWAKDNAGDKLTIKQSHAGSSKQALAILQGLKADVVTYNQVTDVQILHDKGKLIPADWQSRLPNNSSPFYSTMGFLVRKGNPKNIHDWNDLVRSDVKLIFPNPKTSGNARYTYLAAWGAADKADGGDKAKTEQFMTQFLKNVEVFDTGGRGATTTFAERGLGDVLISFESEVNNIRKQYEDQGFEVVIPKTNILAEFPVAWVDKNVKANGTEKAAKAYLTWLYSPQAQTIITDYYYRVNNPKVMDGLKDKFPQTELFRVEDQFGSWPEVMKTHFVSGGELDKLLAAGRK, encoded by the coding sequence ATGGCCGTTAAATCACTGAAAAAAGGATATCTGGCGCTGGCAGCTTCTGTGCTGTTGGTTGCGCAGGCACAGGCGACGGAACTGCTGAACAGTTCCTACGATGTTTCCCGCGAGCTGTTTGCCGCCCTTAACCCGCCGTTTGAACAGCAGTGGGCGAAAGATAACGCTGGCGATAAGCTGACGATTAAACAATCTCATGCCGGGTCATCAAAACAGGCGCTGGCGATTCTGCAAGGCCTGAAGGCCGACGTGGTGACCTATAACCAGGTGACCGACGTGCAGATCCTGCACGACAAAGGCAAGCTGATTCCGGCCGACTGGCAAAGCCGTTTGCCGAATAACAGCTCGCCGTTTTACTCCACCATGGGATTCCTGGTGCGCAAAGGCAATCCGAAAAATATTCACGACTGGAATGACCTGGTGCGCTCCGATGTGAAACTGATTTTCCCGAACCCGAAAACCTCAGGCAACGCGCGTTATACCTATTTAGCCGCGTGGGGCGCCGCGGACAAAGCTGACGGTGGCGATAAAGCCAAAACCGAGCAGTTTATGACCCAATTTCTGAAGAACGTCGAAGTGTTTGATACCGGTGGTCGCGGTGCTACTACCACCTTTGCGGAACGCGGGTTGGGTGATGTACTGATTAGTTTTGAATCGGAAGTAAATAACATCCGCAAACAGTACGAAGATCAGGGATTCGAGGTGGTTATTCCTAAAACCAATATCCTGGCTGAATTCCCTGTGGCCTGGGTGGATAAAAACGTCAAAGCCAACGGTACGGAAAAGGCGGCGAAGGCCTACCTGACCTGGCTCTACAGCCCACAAGCGCAGACAATTATCACCGACTATTACTATCGCGTGAACAACCCGAAAGTGATGGATGGATTGAAAGATAAATTCCCGCAGACTGAACTGTTCCGCGTGGAAGACCAGTTTGGCTCCTGGCCGGAAGTGATGAAAACCCACTTTGTCAGCGGCGGTGAGCTGGACAAACTGCTGGCGGCGGGGCGTAAGTAA
- the cysT gene encoding sulfate/thiosulfate ABC transporter permease CysT, giving the protein MFAVASKRVLPGFTLSLGTSLLFVCLILLLPLSALVMQLSEMTWAQYWDVVTNPQVVAAYKVTLLSAFVASIFNGVFGLLMAWILTRYRFPGRTLLDALMDLPFALPTAVAGLTLASLFSVNGFYGEWLAKFDIKVTYTWLGIAVAMAFTSIPFVVRTVQPVLEELGPEYEEAAETLGATRLQSFRKVVLPELSPALLAGIALSFTRSLGEFGAVIFIAGNIAWKTEVTSLMIFVRLQEFDYPAASAIASVILAASLLLLFSINTLQSRFGRRVVGH; this is encoded by the coding sequence ATGTTTGCTGTTGCATCAAAGCGCGTGCTGCCGGGCTTTACCCTGAGCCTCGGCACCAGCCTGCTGTTTGTTTGCTTGATTCTGCTGCTGCCGTTGAGCGCGCTGGTGATGCAGCTCTCTGAGATGACCTGGGCTCAGTACTGGGATGTGGTCACTAATCCTCAGGTGGTGGCGGCCTATAAAGTCACCCTGCTGTCGGCCTTCGTGGCGTCGATTTTCAACGGCGTATTCGGTTTGCTGATGGCATGGATCCTTACGCGCTATCGCTTTCCGGGACGTACGCTGCTAGATGCGCTGATGGATCTGCCGTTTGCCCTGCCGACGGCGGTAGCGGGCCTGACGCTGGCGTCGCTATTCTCGGTCAACGGTTTTTACGGCGAGTGGCTGGCGAAGTTTGATATCAAAGTGACCTATACCTGGCTGGGTATCGCAGTAGCGATGGCTTTTACCAGCATCCCGTTTGTGGTGCGTACGGTGCAGCCGGTGCTCGAAGAACTGGGTCCGGAGTATGAAGAAGCTGCGGAAACGCTGGGCGCGACGCGTCTGCAGAGCTTTCGCAAAGTGGTGTTGCCGGAGCTGTCTCCGGCGCTGCTGGCTGGGATTGCGTTGTCGTTTACCCGTAGCCTCGGCGAGTTCGGTGCGGTGATTTTTATCGCCGGTAACATCGCGTGGAAAACGGAAGTGACCTCGCTGATGATTTTCGTTCGTTTGCAGGAGTTTGATTACCCTGCCGCCAGCGCAATTGCTTCGGTGATCCTCGCGGCATCGTTACTGCTGCTGTTCTCAATTAACACCCTGCAAAGTCGCTTTGGTCGACGCGTGGTAGGTCATTAA
- the cysW gene encoding sulfate/thiosulfate ABC transporter permease CysW, translating to MAIVAQLKRYDAPRINWGKWFLIGTGMLVSAFILIVPMVYIFVQAFSKGLMPVLQNLADPDMLHAIWLTVMIALITVPVNLVFGVLLAWLVTRFTFPGRQLLLTLLDIPFAVSPVVAGLVYLLFYGSNGPLGGWLDEHNLQIMFAWPGMVLATIFVTCPFVVRELVPVMMSQGSHEDEAAILLGASGWQMFRRVTLPNIRWALLYGVVLTNARAIGEFGAVSVVSGSIRGETLSLPLQIELLEQDYNTVGSFTAAALLTLMAILTLFLKSMVQWRLANQEKRAQLEGNHEH from the coding sequence ATGGCGATCGTTGCTCAATTGAAGCGTTATGACGCGCCCCGTATTAACTGGGGAAAATGGTTTCTGATTGGTACCGGGATGCTGGTTTCCGCCTTCATTCTGATTGTGCCGATGGTCTATATCTTCGTGCAGGCGTTTAGCAAAGGCCTGATGCCGGTGCTGCAAAACCTTGCCGATCCGGACATGCTGCATGCTATCTGGCTGACGGTGATGATTGCTTTGATTACCGTGCCGGTAAACCTGGTGTTCGGTGTGCTGCTTGCCTGGCTGGTGACGCGCTTTACTTTTCCCGGCCGCCAGCTGCTGCTGACGCTGCTGGATATTCCGTTTGCCGTCTCGCCGGTGGTGGCGGGGCTAGTTTATTTGCTGTTTTACGGTTCTAACGGCCCGCTGGGCGGTTGGCTCGATGAGCACAACCTGCAGATCATGTTCGCCTGGCCGGGTATGGTGCTGGCGACCATCTTTGTGACCTGCCCGTTTGTGGTTCGCGAGCTGGTGCCGGTGATGATGAGCCAGGGTAGCCATGAAGATGAGGCGGCGATTTTGCTCGGCGCTTCGGGCTGGCAGATGTTCCGTCGCGTTACCTTGCCAAACATCCGCTGGGCGCTGCTCTACGGCGTGGTGCTGACCAACGCCCGCGCCATCGGTGAATTCGGCGCCGTGTCGGTAGTTTCCGGCTCGATTCGCGGCGAAACTTTATCGCTGCCGCTGCAAATTGAATTACTGGAGCAGGATTACAACACCGTCGGTTCGTTTACCGCCGCCGCCCTGCTGACGTTAATGGCTATTTTGACCTTGTTTTTGAAGAGTATGGTGCAATGGCGTTTGGCCAATCAGGAAAAACGCGCGCAACTGGAGGGAAATCATGAGCATTGA
- the cysA gene encoding sulfate/thiosulfate ABC transporter ATP-binding protein CysA → MSIEIANIKKSFGRTQVLNDISLDIPSGQMVALLGPSGSGKTTLLRIIAGLENQSSGHIRFHGTDVSRVHARDRKVGFVFQHYALFRHMTVFDNIAFGLTVLPRRERPNAAGIKAKVTKLLEMVQLAHLADRYPAQLSGGQKQRVALARALAVEPQILLLDEPFGALDAQVRKELRRWLRQLHEELKFTSVFVTHDQEEATEVADRVVVMSQGNIEQADAPDLVWREPATRFVLEFMGEVNRLKGTIRGGQFHVGAHRWPLGYTPAYQGPVDLFLRPWEVDISRRTSLDSPLPVQVLEASPKGHYTQLVVQPLGWYDEPLTVVLQGEDAPYRGERLFVGLQNARLYNGNERIEPRGELALAESA, encoded by the coding sequence ATGAGCATTGAGATTGCCAATATTAAGAAGTCTTTTGGTCGCACCCAGGTGCTGAATGATATCTCGCTGGATATCCCCTCCGGACAAATGGTTGCGCTGCTGGGGCCGTCCGGCTCCGGGAAAACTACGCTGCTGCGTATTATTGCCGGGCTGGAGAATCAGTCCAGCGGGCATATCCGTTTTCACGGCACCGACGTGAGCCGTGTGCATGCGCGCGATCGCAAAGTTGGATTCGTGTTCCAGCACTACGCGCTGTTTCGCCATATGACGGTGTTCGACAACATCGCTTTTGGCCTGACGGTGCTGCCGCGTCGCGAACGTCCGAATGCTGCCGGTATTAAAGCGAAAGTGACCAAACTGCTGGAAATGGTGCAACTGGCGCATCTGGCCGATCGCTATCCGGCCCAGCTCTCCGGCGGGCAGAAGCAGCGCGTAGCTTTGGCTCGTGCGCTGGCGGTTGAACCGCAAATCCTGCTGCTGGATGAACCTTTCGGCGCGCTGGATGCTCAGGTGCGTAAAGAATTGCGGCGCTGGCTACGTCAGTTGCATGAAGAGCTGAAATTCACCAGCGTATTTGTAACGCACGATCAGGAAGAAGCCACTGAAGTGGCGGATCGCGTGGTAGTGATGAGCCAGGGCAATATCGAACAGGCCGATGCGCCTGACCTGGTGTGGCGTGAGCCTGCCACCCGCTTTGTGCTGGAGTTTATGGGCGAAGTTAACCGCCTGAAAGGCACCATTCGCGGCGGTCAGTTCCACGTCGGCGCGCATCGCTGGCCGTTGGGCTATACCCCGGCATACCAGGGGCCGGTCGATCTGTTCCTGCGTCCGTGGGAAGTGGATATCAGCCGTCGCACCAGCCTTGATTCGCCTCTGCCGGTACAGGTACTGGAAGCTAGCCCCAAAGGCCACTACACCCAATTAGTTGTTCAGCCCCTTGGGTGGTATGACGAACCGTTGACCGTGGTACTGCAGGGAGAAGACGCGCCGTATCGCGGGGAGCGCCTGTTTGTCGGCTTGCAAAATGCACGCCTGTACAACGGCAATGAACGCATCGAGCCGCGCGGGGAGCTTGCTCTGGCTGAATCGGCCTGA